A window from Gottschalkiaceae bacterium SANA encodes these proteins:
- a CDS encoding F0F1 ATP synthase subunit delta produces the protein MAELVAKRYAEALFEVGSEENLLDAFKDELSAIADLFEAEVDYQVILQHPKVSQSEKKAMFQELFTGKITQEMLNFLFILVDKHRLSEIREIQLAFIALYHEARGIVEAVATTAIAMKPEAIERMAASLSKKMGKEVRLQNAVDASLIGGVLLRMKDQVIDGSVQGKLNNLQEELKQVTL, from the coding sequence ATGGCAGAACTAGTTGCCAAGCGATATGCCGAGGCATTGTTTGAAGTCGGAAGTGAGGAGAACTTACTTGACGCTTTTAAGGACGAGTTGTCTGCAATTGCGGATTTGTTTGAAGCGGAAGTGGATTATCAGGTAATCTTGCAGCATCCAAAAGTTTCTCAATCCGAAAAGAAAGCCATGTTTCAAGAGCTATTTACCGGAAAAATCACACAAGAGATGTTGAATTTTCTATTTATCTTGGTCGACAAGCATCGGTTAAGTGAAATCAGGGAAATCCAACTTGCCTTTATCGCCTTGTACCATGAAGCGCGAGGGATTGTAGAAGCCGTTGCAACGACGGCGATTGCTATGAAACCTGAGGCAATTGAGCGTATGGCAGCTTCTCTTTCGAAAAAAATGGGTAAAGAGGTTCGTCTGCAAAATGCAGTCGACGCAAGTCTTATTGGCGGTGTGTTGTTGCGAATGAAAGATCAAGTCATTGACGGATCTGTTCAAGGGAAACTCAACAACCTACAGGAAGAATTAAAGCAGGTAACACTGTAA
- the atpE gene encoding ATP synthase F0 subunit C gives MLEGITSEAFVMGCSAIGAGLAAIAGIGPGIGQGYAAGKGCEAVGRQPEAQGDIIRTMVMGQAIAETTGIYGLVIAMILLFLNPFV, from the coding sequence ATGTTAGAAGGAATCACGAGTGAAGCGTTTGTAATGGGTTGTTCAGCAATTGGCGCGGGTCTTGCAGCCATCGCCGGAATCGGTCCTGGTATCGGCCAGGGATATGCAGCAGGTAAGGGTTGTGAAGCGGTTGGTCGTCAACCGGAAGCACAAGGAGATATTATTCGAACCATGGTCATGGGCCAGGCGATCGCCGAGACAACCGGTATTTATGGGTTGGTTATCGCGATGATTCTTCTTTTCTTGAATCCTTTCGTTTAA
- the atpB gene encoding F0F1 ATP synthase subunit A: MEETGRMGLQFALGDQQIFIHDTLVNSVIIVLILSIFFMIMSRKIKATDPTKPPKGVMHILEIFVTGINSYVASTMGKKGKGFEPYIGMLAIYLAIANLLGLIGFTPPTSDYNVTLALAIMTFFLTQFFGFKSQKLGYFKSFTEPFALLLPINLLGEIANPVSLSFRLFGNIVSGALIMGLLYGALGWFAPILAPALHAYFDIFAGLIQTFIFTILTMIFISGAMED; this comes from the coding sequence GTGGAAGAAACAGGTAGGATGGGGTTGCAATTTGCCCTCGGAGACCAACAAATTTTTATTCATGACACCCTTGTTAACAGTGTCATCATTGTCTTGATTTTAAGTATTTTCTTTATGATCATGAGTCGGAAAATCAAGGCTACAGACCCGACAAAACCGCCCAAAGGTGTGATGCATATCCTAGAGATCTTTGTAACGGGAATTAACTCTTATGTAGCATCAACCATGGGGAAAAAGGGGAAAGGGTTTGAACCCTACATTGGCATGCTGGCCATCTATTTGGCAATTGCTAACCTTTTGGGATTGATTGGCTTTACACCGCCAACATCGGACTATAATGTCACTTTGGCTTTGGCCATTATGACATTCTTCTTAACTCAGTTTTTTGGATTCAAGTCACAAAAATTGGGCTACTTCAAAAGTTTCACAGAGCCGTTTGCGCTTCTTTTGCCGATTAATTTGCTCGGTGAAATTGCAAATCCTGTATCATTATCATTTCGTCTATTCGGAAACATTGTATCAGGCGCGTTGATTATGGGATTGCTCTACGGCGCTTTGGGTTGGTTCGCACCAATTCTTGCACCAGCCCTGCATGCGTATTTTGATATCTTTGCAGGATTGATCCAAACCTTTATCTTTACAATTCTTACCATGATCTTTATTTCAGGAGCCATGGAAGACTAG
- the wecB gene encoding UDP-N-acetylglucosamine 2-epimerase (non-hydrolyzing), producing MKPQMKRLKVMTIFGTRPEAIKMAPIVKALEMEEKIDHILCVTAQHRQMLDQVLEIFSLEPAYDLDIFSPGQSLSQITSRALTGLESVIEKEMPDVVLVQGDTSTVFAGALAAFYHKVKVGHVEAGLRSHDMYSPYPEEANRKLTGVLTDFHFAPTTVSRQNLLAEGIDEAKIFVTGNTVIDALLSVIEDKFTFSDSLLNEIDYKDRRVILLTSHRSENIGQPMERIFSGIRQIVEEQADVEVIFPMHLNPKVREIAYRHLSDHGRIHLIEPLDYLTLANLLAKVDLVVTDSGGIQEEAPALGKPVLVVREETERPEGIAAGTAKLIGTDRELLVGELRTLLTQPAAYEAMANAVNPYGEGNAAEQIVEILLKQN from the coding sequence ATGAAACCACAGATGAAACGATTGAAAGTAATGACGATATTCGGGACGAGGCCGGAAGCAATCAAGATGGCACCGATTGTGAAGGCATTGGAGATGGAAGAGAAGATTGATCATATTTTATGTGTAACGGCCCAACACCGCCAAATGTTGGATCAGGTGTTGGAGATTTTTTCTTTAGAGCCGGCTTATGATTTAGATATCTTTTCTCCTGGACAAAGTCTTTCTCAGATTACATCACGCGCCTTGACGGGATTGGAGTCGGTGATCGAGAAGGAAATGCCGGATGTTGTTTTGGTGCAAGGAGATACAAGTACAGTTTTTGCCGGTGCTTTGGCCGCTTTTTACCATAAGGTGAAGGTGGGGCACGTGGAAGCAGGACTTAGAAGCCATGACATGTATTCTCCCTATCCAGAAGAAGCAAATCGAAAACTGACAGGCGTTCTAACGGATTTTCATTTTGCTCCAACGACAGTTAGTCGGCAAAACTTGCTGGCAGAAGGTATCGACGAGGCTAAAATTTTTGTAACGGGTAATACCGTTATTGATGCCTTGTTGTCTGTTATTGAAGACAAGTTTACATTTTCAGATTCTTTATTGAACGAAATTGATTATAAGGACCGTCGGGTCATCTTGTTAACGTCACATCGCAGTGAGAATATTGGCCAGCCCATGGAACGAATTTTTTCAGGGATTCGGCAGATTGTAGAAGAACAAGCAGATGTGGAAGTGATTTTTCCCATGCACTTAAATCCCAAGGTGAGAGAAATTGCTTACCGGCATTTGTCTGACCATGGGCGGATTCATTTGATTGAACCCTTGGACTATTTGACACTGGCTAATTTGCTGGCCAAGGTAGATTTGGTTGTAACAGATTCTGGCGGTATTCAAGAAGAAGCACCAGCATTGGGGAAACCGGTTTTGGTGGTTAGAGAAGAAACCGAACGACCAGAAGGCATTGCAGCAGGAACAGCAAAACTGATTGGAACTGATCGGGAATTGCTGGTTGGCGAATTAAGGACCTTGCTTACTCAGCCGGCCGCTTATGAGGCCATGGCAAACGCCGTTAATCCATATGGAGAAGGAAATGCTGCTGAGCAAATCGTTGAAATACTTTTAAAGCAAAATTAA
- a CDS encoding MraY family glycosyltransferase, with protein sequence MNPYLMGFCIAAIVAFLMTPVAKRVAKIIGAIDVPKDARRVHTKPIPRLGGLAIFIGYTVSRVALGQAGILPYGANFLPIMTGALVIILMGMVDDSKGVSAKTKFMIEMMIAIFLIGAGVRIDFLSLGTWAGDTAPYFYYDYLLFPLTAIWIVGITNTVNLIDGLDGLSCGVSGIASIALFAVASLFVGQDLIYPQVMATTAVLAGAAFGFLPFNFNPAQIFMGDTGALFLGYMLAVVSIQGVMKSITVLWIILPILILGLPIFDTFFAIVRRMVNKRPIMEADKGHLHHRLLDLGLNQKQTVLILYGITGGLGILAYVLTKEKVQLSAWGLIGIIAVAFVLAGFFLWCDNQRLFKQRKEQINETTDETIESNDDIRDEAGSNQDGTDCEGIGDGRED encoded by the coding sequence ATGAATCCATATTTGATGGGGTTTTGTATCGCTGCAATCGTTGCATTTTTGATGACGCCGGTTGCTAAGCGTGTTGCGAAAATAATTGGCGCGATCGATGTACCAAAGGATGCGAGGCGAGTTCATACCAAACCCATTCCCAGGTTGGGTGGTTTAGCGATTTTTATAGGTTATACAGTTTCGAGAGTTGCCTTGGGACAAGCAGGGATTCTTCCCTATGGAGCAAATTTCTTACCAATTATGACAGGGGCTCTTGTCATTATCCTGATGGGTATGGTAGATGATTCCAAGGGCGTGTCGGCGAAAACCAAGTTTATGATTGAAATGATGATTGCTATTTTCTTGATTGGAGCTGGCGTACGAATCGATTTTCTTTCCCTTGGTACTTGGGCTGGTGATACGGCTCCTTATTTTTACTACGATTATTTGTTATTTCCTTTAACGGCGATTTGGATTGTAGGCATTACGAATACGGTCAACTTGATCGATGGATTGGATGGCTTGTCTTGCGGTGTGTCTGGGATTGCTAGCATAGCGCTTTTTGCCGTAGCCTCTCTTTTTGTAGGGCAAGACTTGATTTATCCGCAGGTTATGGCTACCACGGCTGTACTGGCTGGTGCTGCTTTTGGCTTTTTGCCATTTAACTTTAATCCGGCTCAGATTTTTATGGGGGATACGGGCGCCTTGTTTTTGGGCTATATGCTGGCGGTCGTTTCGATACAAGGCGTGATGAAATCCATCACTGTTCTTTGGATTATTTTGCCGATTCTGATCTTAGGCCTTCCTATTTTCGATACTTTTTTTGCCATTGTTAGACGAATGGTGAATAAGCGACCGATTATGGAAGCTGACAAGGGGCATTTGCATCATCGTCTTTTGGACTTGGGATTGAATCAAAAGCAGACTGTTTTGATTCTCTATGGAATCACCGGTGGCTTGGGAATTTTGGCTTATGTGTTAACGAAAGAAAAGGTTCAGCTTTCCGCATGGGGGCTGATTGGAATTATTGCCGTTGCCTTTGTTCTGGCTGGTTTTTTTCTCTGGTGCGACAATCAACGGTTATTCAAGCAACGAAAGGAGCAGATCAATGAAACCACAGATGAAACGATTGAAAGTAATGACGATATTCGGGACGAGGCCGGAAGCAATCAAGATGGCACCGATTGTGAAGGCATTGGAGATGGAAGAGAAGATTGA
- a CDS encoding cytidine/deoxycytidylate deaminase family protein codes for MRKDWDTYFMDIAFMARERSTCPRLHVGAVIVKNKQIKSTGYNGSPKGLPHCDDDGCFMVDGHCRRTIHAEINAIINASPEEREEATLYVTHQPCVECQKVIISSGITRVVFAKGYQPEWDWLKFADHIKTEHMKEYSRPSFLSAADKESE; via the coding sequence ATGAGAAAAGATTGGGATACATATTTTATGGACATCGCTTTTATGGCCAGAGAGAGAAGTACTTGTCCACGCCTTCATGTCGGCGCGGTTATTGTTAAAAATAAACAAATTAAATCAACAGGATATAATGGATCACCCAAGGGACTTCCTCATTGTGACGATGATGGTTGCTTTATGGTGGACGGTCATTGTCGGCGAACGATTCATGCCGAGATTAACGCCATTATCAATGCATCACCGGAAGAACGGGAAGAGGCAACCCTTTATGTAACCCATCAACCTTGTGTTGAGTGTCAAAAAGTGATTATATCATCGGGAATTACCCGCGTGGTTTTTGCAAAGGGATATCAGCCGGAGTGGGATTGGCTGAAGTTCGCAGATCATATTAAAACGGAGCATATGAAGGAGTACAGCCGGCCGTCATTTCTATCAGCGGCAGATAAGGAGTCGGAATGA
- the rpiB gene encoding ribose 5-phosphate isomerase B: protein MKLAIGSDHGGYELKEFMMSKLVETGHEVVDYGTFNGESVDYPDVGKKVAQAVMEEDFQYGFVFCGTGIGISLAANKVAGIRCALVSEEFSARMSRAHNNANMLAMGGRTVGPELAWSIMQAFLETEFEGGRHARRVDKIEG from the coding sequence ATGAAATTAGCAATTGGTAGTGATCATGGTGGATATGAGTTAAAAGAATTTATGATGAGTAAGCTTGTGGAAACTGGGCATGAAGTTGTGGATTACGGCACCTTCAACGGAGAATCTGTGGATTATCCAGACGTCGGAAAAAAAGTTGCCCAGGCAGTTATGGAAGAAGACTTTCAATACGGATTTGTTTTCTGTGGAACAGGTATTGGGATTTCTTTGGCTGCCAACAAAGTGGCGGGCATTCGATGCGCCTTGGTCAGTGAAGAGTTTTCAGCACGTATGAGCCGTGCCCATAACAATGCAAATATGTTGGCCATGGGTGGTCGGACTGTGGGACCTGAATTGGCATGGTCCATTATGCAGGCATTTCTGGAAACGGAATTTGAAGGGGGACGCCACGCACGTCGCGTTGATAAAATCGAAGGATAA
- a CDS encoding L-threonylcarbamoyladenylate synthase yields the protein MKTILFQIEENQQEYKWMKEAAKLIRNGSLVAFPTETVYGLGANALDPVAISKIYQAKGRPSDNPLIVHVANLSMVEELVTEVPFLARKAMKRFWPGPLTLVMPRSTKVPDCVTAGLDTVAIRMPAHPVALSLIDAAGVPIAAPSANRSGRPSPTRGQHVVEDLDGLIAGIIIGPESQFGVESTVLDVTGQVPEILRPGGVTREMLLEIYSEVRVDPALESVDAKQIPKSPGQKYRHYAPRAKMTVMQGSLSFKKECALAALTENSGKGVVLASDELAKLLPDQDVWNLGSYDCPEIAANRLFDLLRMCDARNIQWILAEGYEEEGLGAALMNRMRKAAGGQVIKEEER from the coding sequence TTGAAAACGATATTATTTCAAATAGAAGAAAATCAGCAAGAATATAAATGGATGAAGGAGGCGGCAAAGTTGATCCGAAATGGATCGCTTGTCGCTTTTCCTACAGAAACGGTTTATGGCTTGGGGGCGAATGCCCTGGATCCTGTGGCAATTTCAAAAATCTATCAAGCGAAAGGGCGTCCTTCAGACAATCCTCTGATTGTACATGTGGCGAATCTTTCTATGGTAGAAGAATTAGTGACGGAAGTTCCATTCTTAGCCAGAAAGGCGATGAAGCGATTTTGGCCGGGCCCATTGACCCTGGTGATGCCCAGGTCAACAAAGGTACCGGACTGCGTAACGGCAGGGCTAGACACGGTGGCGATTCGCATGCCGGCCCATCCGGTGGCTCTTTCCTTGATTGACGCAGCAGGTGTGCCCATTGCAGCGCCGTCTGCTAATCGCTCTGGGCGTCCAAGCCCCACAAGGGGTCAGCATGTGGTGGAGGACTTGGATGGGTTAATTGCGGGAATTATTATAGGACCTGAGTCGCAATTTGGGGTAGAGTCAACGGTTTTAGATGTAACCGGACAAGTCCCTGAAATTTTGCGTCCCGGGGGAGTCACTCGAGAAATGCTCTTGGAAATCTATTCAGAGGTGCGGGTAGATCCGGCTTTAGAAAGTGTGGATGCCAAGCAGATACCCAAATCTCCTGGACAAAAATATCGTCATTATGCCCCAAGGGCGAAGATGACGGTGATGCAAGGGAGCCTTTCCTTTAAGAAGGAATGTGCACTTGCTGCCTTGACAGAGAATTCTGGAAAAGGGGTGGTGTTGGCTTCGGATGAATTAGCGAAGTTATTGCCCGATCAGGACGTATGGAATTTAGGTTCTTATGATTGTCCAGAGATTGCCGCAAATCGGTTGTTTGACTTGCTTAGAATGTGTGATGCGCGCAATATCCAATGGATACTTGCGGAAGGATATGAAGAAGAGGGGCTGGGTGCGGCATTGATGAATCGAATGCGAAAAGCAGCCGGGGGTCAAGTGATCAAGGAGGAAGAAAGATGA
- a CDS encoding cation:proton antiporter, giving the protein MGEYQFLMDLVIIILVANLGGYIANRLNQPSVLGQIVGGLIAGPTFLGLVHDSIFITEMSEIGVILLMFIAGLETDVDELKSSGKASTMIALGGVIVPFILGGAALYFLRPGLDNLEYIYYGIILTATSVSITVQTLRDMRCLKCRAGVSILGAAIIDDVIGIILVTVVTGMISPTGGASVLWVIMKIIGFFLIAIGIGVVFYKLLNKRAEFFNRQRRLLQAALIYCFLSAIFAEEMGVAAIIGAYFTGVVFSTTHFRNQVSHEVQRVAYALFTPIFFVHIGIAVDMPPFTWSLVILSLSLTAVALIGKLIGSGFGAKLSKFSNQEALQIGLGMMPRAEVALIVANLGLEMGIIGQEIFTSVIVMVLLSTIVTPIALKGAFHIGKTRGVVES; this is encoded by the coding sequence TTGGGAGAGTATCAATTTCTAATGGATTTAGTGATCATTATATTGGTTGCAAATTTAGGCGGATATATAGCGAATCGCTTGAACCAGCCTTCTGTTTTAGGACAAATTGTGGGTGGTTTGATTGCCGGACCCACCTTTTTAGGTCTGGTTCATGACTCGATTTTTATTACAGAGATGTCTGAGATTGGGGTCATTCTCTTGATGTTTATCGCAGGACTTGAGACTGATGTTGATGAGCTGAAGTCTTCTGGAAAGGCTTCAACCATGATTGCGCTTGGCGGTGTAATCGTTCCCTTTATTTTGGGTGGAGCAGCCTTGTATTTCTTGCGGCCGGGGCTTGATAATTTAGAGTATATTTATTATGGAATTATCCTTACGGCGACATCCGTCAGTATTACCGTGCAAACCCTTCGGGATATGCGCTGTTTGAAATGCCGAGCGGGTGTGAGTATTTTGGGTGCGGCGATCATCGATGATGTGATTGGTATTATTCTTGTAACGGTTGTCACGGGGATGATCAGTCCGACAGGTGGGGCTAGCGTGCTTTGGGTAATTATGAAGATTATCGGATTTTTCCTGATTGCCATAGGAATTGGAGTTGTTTTCTATAAGCTTTTGAATAAAAGAGCTGAATTTTTTAATCGACAACGCAGATTGCTGCAGGCTGCCTTGATCTATTGTTTTCTGTCTGCAATTTTTGCAGAGGAAATGGGTGTTGCGGCGATTATTGGTGCTTATTTCACCGGTGTTGTTTTTTCGACCACGCATTTTCGAAACCAAGTATCTCATGAAGTGCAGCGGGTCGCTTATGCCTTGTTTACGCCAATCTTTTTTGTCCATATTGGTATTGCAGTGGATATGCCGCCTTTTACCTGGAGTCTTGTCATCTTGAGTCTAAGTTTGACAGCAGTTGCCTTGATCGGCAAGTTGATCGGTTCTGGTTTTGGTGCAAAGCTTTCGAAGTTTAGCAACCAAGAGGCCCTTCAAATTGGTCTTGGGATGATGCCTCGAGCAGAGGTCGCATTGATTGTTGCTAACCTTGGTCTGGAGATGGGTATTATTGGTCAGGAAATTTTTACGAGTGTAATCGTGATGGTTCTTTTGTCAACAATCGTAACACCAATAGCCTTGAAAGGTGCTTTTCATATTGGAAAGACAAGAGGAGTCGTGGAAAGTTGA
- the prfA gene encoding peptide chain release factor 1 has protein sequence MIEKLDFLVKKHQELVMKIADPAVIADNKVWQKLMREHSELEPIVEKYQEYKSLKESLDENKEMLTDKSLEDDFREMVKEEIKDIEEQLPNLEQEIRTMLIPKDPNDDKNVIVEVRAGAGGDEAGLFAGDLFRMYTRYAERNRWKIELMSVSDNGVGGYKEVIFLIKGKGVYSRMKYESGTHRVQRVPATESAGRIHTSIATVAVLPEVDDVEVNIQANEVRCDVYRSSGNGGQSVNTTDSAVRLTHIPTGIVVAMQDEKSQLKNKAKAMRILKARIYEKQLEEQNKEIAQQRRLQVGTGDRSAKIRTYNFPQGRVSDHRITMTIHKLEAFLDGDINEILDALITSDNAEKLKQINR, from the coding sequence ATGATAGAAAAACTAGATTTTCTTGTGAAAAAACATCAAGAATTAGTTATGAAAATTGCCGATCCAGCTGTGATCGCGGACAATAAAGTTTGGCAAAAATTAATGCGTGAACATTCGGAATTGGAGCCAATCGTAGAAAAGTATCAAGAATATAAGAGCTTAAAAGAGTCATTGGACGAGAATAAGGAAATGCTGACAGATAAAAGTCTGGAAGATGATTTTCGCGAAATGGTTAAAGAGGAAATCAAGGATATTGAGGAGCAACTGCCAAACTTGGAGCAGGAAATTCGAACCATGTTGATTCCAAAAGACCCCAACGATGATAAGAATGTTATTGTTGAGGTTCGTGCAGGCGCTGGTGGAGACGAGGCAGGACTCTTTGCGGGAGATTTATTTAGAATGTACACCCGATATGCGGAGAGAAATCGTTGGAAAATTGAATTAATGAGTGTCAGCGACAATGGAGTTGGTGGTTATAAAGAGGTTATTTTCCTGATCAAGGGCAAGGGCGTTTACTCGCGGATGAAGTACGAGTCAGGCACCCACCGGGTGCAGCGAGTACCTGCAACGGAAAGTGCGGGACGAATTCACACCTCAATCGCTACAGTGGCTGTATTGCCGGAAGTGGATGATGTGGAAGTGAATATTCAGGCTAATGAAGTTCGATGTGATGTGTACCGTTCTAGCGGCAACGGAGGACAATCGGTCAACACAACTGATTCAGCTGTACGTTTGACCCATATTCCGACAGGGATTGTGGTTGCCATGCAAGATGAAAAATCACAGTTGAAAAATAAAGCCAAGGCGATGCGAATTTTGAAGGCGCGGATCTACGAGAAGCAATTGGAAGAACAGAACAAAGAGATTGCCCAGCAACGCCGTTTGCAGGTAGGTACCGGAGATCGAAGTGCCAAGATTCGTACCTATAACTTCCCGCAGGGGCGTGTTAGTGATCATCGAATTACGATGACTATCCATAAGCTCGAGGCTTTCTTGGATGGGGATATTAATGAAATTTTAGATGCTTTGATCACGTCTGATAACGCAGAAAAATTAAAACAAATTAACCGATAA
- the prmC gene encoding peptide chain release factor N(5)-glutamine methyltransferase, which translates to MKIQNALIWGTEQLQQSLSPRLDAEILLAFLLRISRVYLMTHHQRELTDVEMDKFREVIAKRKTGYPIAYITGVKEFYGRDFSVQEEILIPRPETEHLIEIIVEWAKTHPVETIIDIGAGSGAIGITLGLELEETRVFATDISKMAVYMATENAKNHHLMRYLVLLGNLDEPLIPLELQEKVDVLVSNPPYIPKQEIDDLMSDVRDFEPHLALDGGEDGLDFYRALVKISKGYLRSGGLLAFEIGADQGQAVADLLLKAGYQSVAIHPDLAGLDRVVSGEKAQEP; encoded by the coding sequence ATGAAGATTCAAAACGCTCTCATTTGGGGAACGGAACAATTACAGCAGTCTTTATCACCGCGTCTTGACGCGGAAATTTTACTAGCCTTCCTATTAAGAATATCGAGGGTCTATTTGATGACCCATCACCAACGGGAATTGACTGACGTGGAAATGGATAAATTTCGGGAAGTAATTGCCAAACGTAAGACCGGTTATCCCATCGCTTATATCACCGGGGTTAAGGAATTCTATGGTCGTGATTTTTCGGTGCAGGAAGAGATCTTGATTCCCCGCCCGGAAACCGAGCATTTGATTGAAATTATAGTGGAATGGGCAAAGACCCATCCCGTGGAGACGATTATAGATATTGGTGCGGGAAGTGGCGCCATTGGCATCACCTTGGGGTTAGAGCTTGAAGAGACCCGGGTATTTGCAACAGATATTAGTAAGATGGCTGTATACATGGCCACTGAAAATGCAAAAAACCATCATTTGATGCGATATTTGGTCTTGTTGGGGAATCTTGACGAGCCGTTGATTCCCTTGGAATTGCAAGAGAAAGTGGATGTATTGGTTTCGAATCCTCCTTATATTCCAAAACAGGAGATTGATGATTTGATGTCGGATGTACGAGACTTTGAACCTCACCTTGCTTTAGATGGTGGAGAAGATGGTTTGGATTTCTATCGAGCATTGGTGAAAATTTCGAAGGGCTATTTGAGGTCCGGCGGGCTTTTGGCCTTTGAAATTGGTGCGGACCAGGGTCAAGCCGTGGCGGATTTGTTGCTGAAGGCGGGTTACCAATCCGTTGCCATTCATCCTGATTTGGCTGGGTTGGATCGTGTCGTCTCGGGAGAAAAGGCACAGGAGCCTTAA
- the rpmE gene encoding 50S ribosomal protein L31, which produces MKKGIHPDYHRVTVHCACGNEFETGSTNEKLRVEVCSACHPFYTGTQKRAEKGGRVEKFKKRYGMESK; this is translated from the coding sequence ATGAAAAAAGGAATACATCCAGATTACCATAGAGTAACTGTTCACTGCGCATGCGGGAATGAGTTCGAAACGGGATCTACGAACGAGAAGCTTCGCGTTGAAGTTTGTTCTGCTTGTCATCCATTCTATACGGGCACTCAAAAACGTGCAGAAAAAGGTGGACGTGTGGAGAAATTCAAGAAGCGTTACGGCATGGAATCAAAATAG